The following are encoded in a window of Bacteroidia bacterium genomic DNA:
- a CDS encoding PKD domain-containing protein yields the protein MKKLIPLIFLGIGLFISIFSCKRDDEPIPVAAYSYTYTQECNIPSEVNFQNLSLDAEIYRWNFDDGSPVVYEKNPKHLFQHEGIYNVELTAYGNGGMHEQIKAIYIVSSPVISFSASDTIINVNGNVLFTGNALSGVLPSAWFWNFGDGTTSNLQNPSHTYLTPGLFDVTLTAVNACGSAYIEKKKHITVNSLGSAPNPDFIANTTNITVGQFVNFTDLTINNPTNWNWTFNGATTVNSTIQNPINIQYNIPGNYNVTLTSSNAQGSNSITKTQYIHVLNTAPTTVFIKKITVKQMNFPPTPPIFVNLFYKLTNSPPSILYLNGLPQIITGLFQSSLPVSWILSPNFQLPVLNQNYQISLWDRKGFAPNYIENPVGFVQFNPANYTTYPTVINLIQNNINIEIELQWQ from the coding sequence ATGAAAAAATTAATACCGCTAATATTTTTAGGAATTGGACTTTTCATATCCATTTTTTCCTGTAAACGTGATGATGAGCCAATTCCGGTTGCAGCTTATAGTTATACATATACTCAAGAATGTAACATCCCATCTGAGGTAAATTTTCAAAACCTTTCATTAGATGCAGAAATTTACAGATGGAATTTTGACGACGGCTCTCCTGTTGTTTATGAAAAAAATCCAAAACATCTTTTTCAACATGAAGGTATTTATAATGTTGAATTAACTGCTTATGGAAACGGAGGAATGCACGAACAGATAAAAGCAATTTACATTGTTTCATCTCCTGTTATAAGTTTTTCTGCAAGCGATACAATTATAAATGTAAACGGAAATGTTCTGTTTACAGGTAATGCATTATCAGGTGTTTTGCCATCAGCTTGGTTCTGGAATTTTGGTGATGGAACAACTTCAAATCTACAAAACCCTTCGCATACATATTTAACTCCGGGGTTATTTGACGTTACATTAACTGCAGTAAACGCATGTGGTTCTGCTTACATTGAAAAGAAAAAACATATTACTGTTAATTCACTTGGTTCTGCGCCTAATCCTGATTTTATTGCCAATACAACAAATATTACAGTCGGCCAGTTTGTAAACTTTACAGATCTAACTATAAATAATCCCACAAATTGGAACTGGACATTTAACGGTGCAACTACTGTAAACTCTACAATACAAAATCCTATTAACATCCAGTACAATATTCCCGGAAACTATAACGTAACATTAACATCATCTAATGCACAAGGTTCTAATTCTATTACAAAAACACAATATATTCATGTTCTTAATACAGCTCCAACCACTGTCTTTATTAAAAAAATAACAGTTAAGCAAATGAATTTTCCACCAACACCTCCAATATTTGTAAACCTATTTTATAAATTAACCAACTCTCCTCCTTCCATTTTATATTTAAATGGATTACCACAAATAATTACCGGACTATTTCAATCATCACTTCCTGTTTCTTGGATACTTTCCCCTAATTTTCAACTTCCTGTTTTAAATCAAAATTATCAAATTTCTTTATGGGATAGAAAAGGATTTGCTCCAAATTACATTGAAAATCCAGTTGGATTTGTTCAGTTTAATCCAGCTAATTATACAACTTACCCAACAGTAATTAATTTAATTCAAAACAATATTAATATTGAGATTGAATTACAATGGCAATAA
- the nuoE gene encoding NADH-quinone oxidoreductase subunit NuoE gives MRIKRIANECDPKANSVHIDIEKLEPVIEKYKNKKGNLIPILQATQNLYGFVPKIALEYISEKTGLQLSDMFGVATFYAQFRLNPVGKHIIKVCHGTACHVQNANIITDSLIEALKINDGETTPDNLFTLESVACLGCCSLAPVMMIGNDTYGKLSGKSSVNIVKEIQLKEKN, from the coding sequence ATGCGCATTAAACGTATTGCAAATGAATGCGATCCAAAAGCAAACTCAGTTCATATTGACATTGAAAAGCTGGAGCCTGTTATAGAAAAATACAAAAACAAAAAGGGTAATTTAATTCCAATACTTCAGGCAACACAAAATCTTTATGGCTTTGTTCCAAAAATTGCATTAGAATATATTTCAGAAAAAACAGGACTTCAATTAAGTGATATGTTTGGGGTTGCTACTTTTTATGCACAGTTTAGACTTAACCCCGTGGGAAAACATATCATTAAAGTATGTCATGGTACGGCTTGCCACGTTCAAAATGCAAATATTATTACAGACTCCTTAATAGAGGCTTTAAAAATAAACGATGGTGAAACAACTCCCGATAATTTATTTACTCTTGAGTCTGTTGCATGCCTTGGTTGTTGCTCGCTAGCTCCCGTTATGATGATAGGCAATGACACATATGGAAAGCTATCAGGAAAATCTTCTGTAAACATTGTTAAAGAAATTCAACTAAAAGAAAAAAATTAA
- a CDS encoding NADH-quinone oxidoreductase subunit NuoF: MGKMKVLIGMASCGIAAGASKVYDKIYALKESEKLDFELVKTGCIGMCFREPLVEIIDDGNSFLYGEIDEKRAVEIFEKHIKLSEPIKEYVVKTDLFETKDDTFWKGQVKIALRNCGVIVPESIGDYETQNGYNAIKKILTENISQETVIQSIIDSGLRGRGGGGFSTGMKWKFAFNNKSDEKYIICNADEGDPGAFMDRSVLEGDPHAVLEGMTIAAYAIGGTEGVIYCRAEYPLAIIRLNIALAQAREKGYLGKNIYGKQGFNFDIHVKEGAGAFVCGEETALMASIEGERGMPRRRPPFPAASGLWKKPTNINNVETFANVPSIILNGANSYNIYGTEKSKGTKVFALTGKINRGGLVEVPMGITINDVIFKLGGGIQENKKFKAVQLGGPSGGCIPEHLTDTIVDYDSVTATGAIMGSGGMVVMDETTCMVDMARFFLDFTQKESCGKCTFCRIGTKRMLEILTRITEGEGREGDIEMLEELSVQIKDNSLCGLGQTAPNPVLTTIKYFRNEYEAHIHSKKCPAHGCKKLLTYTVVEDKCTGCTVCAKNCPVNAITGERKQKHLINQETCIKCGVCFNKCKFEAIKLS; encoded by the coding sequence ATGGGAAAGATGAAAGTATTAATTGGAATGGCAAGTTGCGGAATTGCTGCAGGTGCTTCCAAAGTTTACGACAAAATTTATGCTCTGAAAGAATCAGAAAAACTCGATTTCGAACTTGTAAAAACAGGTTGCATTGGAATGTGTTTTCGTGAACCATTAGTTGAAATTATTGATGATGGCAATTCTTTTTTATATGGCGAAATTGACGAAAAAAGAGCAGTTGAAATATTTGAAAAACATATTAAGCTCTCCGAACCAATTAAAGAGTACGTTGTTAAAACCGACCTGTTTGAAACAAAGGATGACACTTTCTGGAAAGGACAGGTAAAAATCGCTTTACGTAATTGTGGCGTTATTGTTCCTGAAAGTATTGGCGATTACGAAACTCAAAATGGATATAATGCCATAAAAAAAATATTAACCGAAAACATTTCACAGGAAACAGTAATTCAATCTATCATCGATTCCGGCTTAAGGGGTCGCGGTGGTGGCGGTTTTTCAACCGGAATGAAATGGAAATTTGCATTTAATAACAAATCTGACGAAAAATATATTATCTGCAATGCCGACGAAGGTGACCCTGGTGCATTCATGGATAGATCAGTTTTAGAAGGCGATCCACATGCTGTTCTTGAAGGAATGACAATTGCCGCTTATGCAATTGGTGGAACAGAGGGTGTTATTTATTGCAGAGCAGAATACCCACTTGCAATTATTCGCTTAAACATAGCGCTTGCTCAGGCAAGAGAAAAAGGATATTTAGGAAAAAACATATACGGGAAACAAGGTTTTAATTTCGACATTCATGTTAAAGAAGGTGCCGGAGCTTTTGTGTGTGGCGAAGAAACTGCATTAATGGCCTCAATTGAAGGTGAGCGCGGAATGCCTCGTCGCAGACCTCCTTTCCCTGCCGCATCAGGACTTTGGAAAAAACCAACAAATATTAACAACGTAGAAACATTTGCTAATGTTCCTTCTATAATTTTAAATGGTGCTAATTCATACAACATTTATGGAACAGAAAAATCAAAAGGAACAAAAGTTTTTGCTCTTACTGGAAAAATTAATCGTGGTGGCTTAGTTGAAGTTCCAATGGGAATAACAATAAACGATGTTATTTTTAAACTTGGTGGTGGTATTCAGGAGAATAAAAAATTTAAAGCTGTTCAGTTAGGCGGACCATCTGGTGGCTGTATTCCCGAACATTTAACTGACACAATTGTAGATTACGACTCAGTTACTGCAACAGGTGCCATTATGGGTTCGGGCGGTATGGTTGTAATGGACGAAACCACATGTATGGTAGACATGGCAAGGTTTTTCCTTGATTTTACTCAAAAGGAATCTTGCGGAAAATGTACATTCTGCCGTATCGGAACAAAGCGCATGTTAGAAATATTAACAAGAATCACAGAAGGTGAAGGTCGTGAAGGTGATATTGAAATGCTTGAAGAATTATCAGTTCAAATTAAAGATAATTCACTTTGTGGTTTAGGTCAAACAGCTCCAAATCCCGTTCTTACAACAATAAAATATTTCAGAAATGAATACGAAGCACATATTCATAGCAAGAAATGCCCAGCACACGGTTGTAAAAAATTACTAACATATACAGTTGTTGAAGATAAATGTACCGGATGTACTGTTTGTGCTAAAAACTGTCCAGTTAACGCAATTACTGGTGAACGTAAACAAAAACATCTTATTAATCAGGAAACCTGTATTAAATGTGGAGTTTGTTTTAACAAATGTAAATTTGAAGCAATTAAGTTATCGTAA